In Desulfosediminicola ganghwensis, a single window of DNA contains:
- a CDS encoding universal stress protein: protein MGNWKKFLLAVDGSENSRRAVIYLSHIAPLVEGVEICVLNVYPQPPPDYYTEGGRLDRYLEMRTNRAREMFAEAEEILVAAGVDKSSLDFEVHMAEECTISEVVLKIQDEGDYGTVVAGKRGVSKAEEFLFGSISNALARHSKKFTSWIVG from the coding sequence ATGGGAAACTGGAAGAAGTTCTTGCTGGCTGTGGATGGCAGTGAAAATTCCAGGCGAGCCGTAATCTACCTGAGCCACATAGCCCCTCTTGTTGAAGGTGTGGAAATCTGCGTGCTCAATGTCTACCCCCAACCACCACCGGATTATTATACGGAGGGCGGTCGTCTTGATCGATATCTGGAGATGCGTACCAACCGGGCCCGTGAGATGTTTGCGGAGGCCGAGGAGATACTCGTCGCTGCCGGTGTGGATAAATCGTCTTTGGATTTCGAAGTGCACATGGCTGAGGAATGCACCATCAGTGAAGTTGTCCTCAAGATACAGGATGAAGGCGACTATGGCACAGTGGTTGCCGGCAAGCGCGGGGTTTCAAAGGCCGAGGAGTTCCTGTTTGGCTCCATCTCCAATGCCCTGGCAAGGCACAGCAAAAAATTCACCTCCTGGATAGTTGGGTGA
- a CDS encoding serine/threonine protein kinase, with product MADWSGFPHHILERLQNHVAVRSQRRKPRLFADTSDFVNIDYGDVIHVDDRYFLIVGYTREGRFGVDEQPKQWVPKVYDLESGERHIVKLVFHERYTIRLGGLEVTCYRSPEKEAQVIELTRRNPSFMQGYAALDEVGNLVRILEIVNGRRLDKVVYQLGSDHRDYFENHLSGVLERFLVSVEGIVLLHRHGLKHGDIRRDHIFVDRQDGHFIWIDFDYDFYLPERPYAMDLFGLGNVLLFLLGQQNFRPSAVLENPQFGQRIFDTLEQGDLALIAQDRIFNLKKIYSYIPEPLNDILLFFATGTDVMYDTVEEFRDDLARAVDTVWKSA from the coding sequence ATGGCCGACTGGAGCGGTTTCCCCCACCATATTCTCGAGCGCCTGCAAAATCATGTAGCGGTTCGTTCCCAGCGCAGAAAACCAAGGCTTTTTGCTGATACCAGTGATTTTGTCAATATCGACTATGGCGACGTCATCCATGTCGATGACCGGTATTTTCTGATCGTCGGCTATACCAGGGAAGGGCGTTTCGGAGTGGATGAACAGCCTAAACAGTGGGTACCGAAGGTATATGATCTTGAGAGTGGCGAGCGGCACATTGTCAAGCTGGTATTCCATGAGAGGTATACCATCAGGCTGGGCGGCCTGGAGGTCACCTGCTATCGCAGCCCGGAAAAGGAGGCCCAGGTTATTGAACTGACCAGGCGCAATCCCTCGTTTATGCAGGGCTACGCGGCCCTGGACGAGGTGGGCAACCTGGTGCGAATTCTGGAGATCGTCAATGGCAGGCGGCTGGACAAGGTGGTCTACCAGTTGGGCAGCGATCACCGCGATTACTTTGAAAATCATCTGTCCGGTGTGCTCGAGCGGTTCCTGGTCTCGGTTGAAGGTATCGTCCTGCTGCATAGGCATGGCCTCAAGCACGGGGATATCCGCCGCGACCATATCTTCGTGGACCGTCAGGACGGGCACTTCATCTGGATCGATTTTGACTACGATTTTTACCTGCCCGAACGCCCGTATGCCATGGATCTGTTTGGCCTGGGCAATGTGTTACTTTTTCTGCTTGGCCAACAGAATTTCAGGCCTTCTGCGGTGTTGGAGAACCCACAATTTGGGCAGAGGATATTCGATACCCTTGAACAGGGAGACCTGGCCCTGATCGCCCAGGACCGGATCTTCAACCTCAAGAAAATCTATTCCTATATCCCTGAACCACTCAACGATATCCTGCTCTTTTTCGCCACCGGTACGGATGTAATGTATGACACCGTAGAAGAGTTCCGTGATGATCTTGCCCGGGCGGTGGACACGGTCTGGAAATCGGCCTGA
- a CDS encoding DUF3604 domain-containing protein, whose product MKGVSANWYCIVLSAILIGGVTSAYATTSAMFDKENTRLEKKEFSPYVNRAYPTQVFFGDTHLHTSLSMDAGTFGNRLGLDEAYRFVRGGEVVASGGFKARLAEPLDFVVIADHSDGMGFFDMFAKGDPAMMNKEEGKRWHKAINEGGQAAVDAALEIITLFSQGKFPWKTNDPKIMKPVWQNVIDAAEQYNEPGRFTAFIGYEWTSLVKGNNLHRVVVYRDGSAQARQTLPFTLADSADPEKLWDAMQSYEDRTGGDLLAIPHNGNLSNGLMFDVETLSGKPLDRDYAELRQKWEPLYETTQIKGDGEAHPFLSPDDEFADYETWDLGNLDMSQAKTEEMLAGEYIRSGLKRGLEFDQQLGVNPYKYGQIGSTDSHTSLPAVEENNFFGKHSGVEPSPERAMHVTLGGEYGKIMGYQMAASGYAGVWATSNTRQAIFDAMARRETYATTGPRLVVRFFGGWDFTEQDALSRMPAHVGYQKGVPMGGDLSMTPDGKSPTFLVAALKDSMSGNLDRIQIIKGWLGSDGKAQERVYDVAVSDGREIGEDGRCRTPVGNTVNVAEATWTNTIGDPELITVWTDPDFDPAQRAFYYARVLEIPTPRWTAYEAKRFEITMPPEAEMITQERAYTSPIWYTP is encoded by the coding sequence ATGAAAGGGGTGTCGGCTAACTGGTATTGTATTGTGCTCTCCGCCATATTGATAGGTGGCGTAACATCTGCATACGCCACCACCTCGGCGATGTTCGATAAAGAGAACACCAGGCTCGAGAAAAAGGAATTTTCCCCGTATGTTAATCGAGCCTACCCGACCCAGGTTTTCTTTGGTGATACCCATCTGCATACTTCGCTGTCGATGGATGCCGGCACCTTCGGCAACAGGTTGGGCTTGGACGAGGCCTACCGCTTTGTCCGCGGTGGCGAAGTGGTCGCTTCGGGAGGGTTCAAGGCCAGACTGGCAGAGCCGCTCGATTTTGTGGTCATCGCCGATCACTCCGATGGTATGGGCTTTTTTGATATGTTCGCCAAAGGTGATCCGGCAATGATGAACAAAGAGGAGGGCAAGCGCTGGCATAAGGCGATAAATGAGGGCGGCCAGGCGGCCGTGGATGCGGCCCTTGAGATCATAACCCTGTTCTCCCAGGGCAAGTTTCCCTGGAAAACCAATGATCCCAAAATAATGAAACCGGTCTGGCAAAATGTCATCGATGCTGCGGAACAATACAATGAGCCGGGCCGCTTCACTGCCTTTATCGGTTACGAGTGGACCTCGCTGGTGAAGGGCAACAACCTGCACCGGGTGGTAGTGTACCGGGATGGCTCCGCCCAGGCCAGGCAGACTCTGCCCTTTACCCTCGCCGACAGTGCAGATCCTGAAAAACTCTGGGATGCCATGCAGTCTTACGAAGACCGGACCGGCGGTGACCTGCTCGCCATTCCCCACAACGGCAACCTGTCCAACGGGCTGATGTTTGATGTAGAAACCTTATCCGGCAAGCCGCTTGACCGGGACTATGCTGAACTGAGACAGAAGTGGGAGCCGCTGTACGAGACCACCCAGATCAAGGGGGATGGTGAGGCACATCCGTTTCTCTCACCAGACGACGAATTTGCTGATTATGAGACCTGGGATCTGGGTAATCTCGATATGAGCCAGGCCAAAACCGAGGAAATGCTGGCGGGTGAATACATTCGTTCCGGTCTCAAACGCGGTCTTGAGTTTGACCAGCAGCTTGGGGTGAACCCCTATAAGTATGGCCAGATCGGTTCCACCGACTCGCACACCTCCCTGCCGGCAGTAGAGGAAAATAACTTTTTTGGCAAACACTCGGGGGTGGAACCCTCACCGGAACGGGCAATGCATGTGACCTTAGGTGGGGAATACGGGAAGATTATGGGCTACCAGATGGCGGCCTCCGGCTATGCCGGGGTCTGGGCGACCAGCAATACCCGACAGGCTATTTTCGATGCCATGGCGCGGCGGGAGACCTACGCCACCACCGGTCCCAGGCTGGTGGTCCGCTTCTTTGGTGGCTGGGATTTCACCGAGCAGGACGCCCTGTCCCGCATGCCGGCCCATGTCGGCTATCAAAAAGGGGTTCCCATGGGCGGTGATCTCTCCATGACACCGGACGGCAAGTCGCCCACTTTCCTTGTTGCCGCCCTGAAAGATTCGATGAGCGGCAATCTCGATCGGATCCAGATCATCAAGGGCTGGCTCGGCAGTGACGGCAAGGCCCAAGAGCGGGTGTATGATGTTGCCGTTTCCGATGGTCGCGAGATCGGTGAAGATGGCCGCTGCCGGACACCGGTGGGTAATACCGTCAATGTTGCAGAGGCGACCTGGACCAATACCATCGGCGATCCAGAGCTGATAACCGTCTGGACAGATCCTGACTTTGATCCGGCCCAGAGGGCATTTTATTACGCCCGGGTCCTGGAGATCCCCACACCCCGTTGGACAGCGTATGAGGCCAAGAGATTTGAAATAACCATGCCGCCGGAGGCGGAGATGATAACCCAGGAGCGCGCCTATACGTCGCCTATCTGGTACACGCCGTAA
- a CDS encoding DUF3604 domain-containing protein — protein MKSSMISHTLAAVLILGMIGTVFASSTGMSPSKKGVGDALSTKEYSPYVGRDFPTQVFWGDTHLHTAVSVDAGTMCRVGQEEAFRFARGEEVTTTHGLRVKLSRPLDFLVVSDHAEMYGLMPQLLKGDQQVLSTEKGQRWYEMLQSGDYDKTFAAAMEIVASLSEDEPPIKSERAVKNAWNSYTALADKYNEPGRFTALIGYEWTAIGGYNLHRNVIFRGDSTTANRTVPFSQYDSKNPEDLWAELQRFEQQTGAEVLAIPHNGNLSNGRMFNVETFGGKPLTRELAELRSRYEPLVEVTQIKGDGEAHPLLSPDDEFADFDTWDRSNLNGTEAKEESMLQWEYAREALKTGLKLEDSLGINPFRFGMIGSSDAHTAFAAVEEENFFGKHSGVEPEPQRWKHVVIEAPDPQFTIYGWQQAAGGYAAIWARENTREALFDAMMRKETYATTGSRMLVRFFGGWDFEDSDTLSRLPADIGYRKGVPMGADLRNAPSGTAAPSFLVAALKDPYSGNLDRIQIIKGWLDSDGMTREKVYDVVWSGERTPDEKGQLPAVGNTVDVKNATWTNSIGAPELIGVWTDPDFDPAERAFYYARVLEIPTPRWTAYEAKRFGVEMDSEVPMTVQERAYTSPIWYAP, from the coding sequence ATGAAATCTTCGATGATCTCTCACACCCTGGCCGCTGTCCTGATCCTTGGTATGATCGGGACAGTCTTTGCCTCTTCCACAGGGATGTCACCCAGCAAAAAAGGCGTGGGCGACGCTCTTTCCACCAAGGAGTACTCTCCCTACGTCGGTCGTGATTTCCCGACCCAGGTGTTCTGGGGTGACACCCATCTTCACACCGCTGTTTCCGTTGATGCGGGCACCATGTGCCGGGTCGGCCAGGAGGAAGCCTTTCGCTTTGCCCGGGGGGAGGAGGTGACCACCACCCATGGGTTGCGGGTCAAGCTTTCCAGGCCGCTGGATTTTCTGGTGGTATCCGACCATGCCGAGATGTACGGGTTGATGCCGCAATTGCTGAAAGGAGACCAGCAGGTGCTCTCCACCGAAAAGGGGCAACGCTGGTACGAGATGCTCCAGAGTGGTGATTATGATAAAACATTTGCCGCGGCCATGGAAATTGTCGCTTCGCTCTCCGAAGACGAGCCGCCGATTAAAAGTGAGCGGGCGGTAAAAAATGCCTGGAACAGCTACACGGCCTTGGCGGACAAATATAATGAACCGGGCAGGTTTACCGCGCTTATCGGTTATGAGTGGACAGCTATCGGTGGCTATAACCTGCACCGAAACGTCATCTTCCGGGGGGATAGCACCACAGCCAACAGGACCGTCCCTTTCTCCCAGTACGACAGTAAGAACCCGGAGGATCTCTGGGCAGAACTGCAGCGCTTTGAGCAGCAAACCGGCGCCGAGGTCCTGGCCATCCCCCATAACGGCAACCTGAGCAATGGCCGCATGTTCAATGTGGAAACCTTTGGCGGTAAGCCACTGACCAGAGAGCTTGCCGAGCTGCGCAGCCGTTACGAACCTCTTGTCGAGGTCACCCAGATCAAGGGTGACGGCGAGGCCCACCCGCTGCTTTCCCCCGATGATGAGTTTGCCGATTTCGACACCTGGGATCGCTCCAACCTGAATGGCACCGAGGCCAAGGAGGAGTCGATGCTGCAGTGGGAATATGCCCGCGAGGCCTTGAAAACAGGGCTCAAGCTGGAAGACTCACTGGGAATCAACCCTTTCAGGTTCGGTATGATCGGCAGCTCTGATGCCCACACCGCGTTCGCGGCGGTGGAGGAGGAGAATTTCTTTGGCAAGCACTCCGGTGTGGAGCCGGAGCCCCAGCGGTGGAAGCATGTGGTCATCGAGGCTCCCGATCCCCAGTTCACCATCTATGGCTGGCAACAGGCGGCCGGAGGCTACGCCGCAATCTGGGCCAGGGAGAATACCCGGGAGGCCCTGTTTGACGCCATGATGAGAAAAGAGACCTATGCCACCACCGGCTCCCGGATGCTGGTCCGTTTTTTCGGGGGCTGGGATTTTGAAGACAGCGATACCCTCTCCAGGCTGCCTGCGGATATCGGCTACAGGAAAGGGGTGCCGATGGGCGCGGACCTGCGCAATGCCCCGTCTGGAACAGCGGCGCCCAGTTTTCTGGTTGCGGCGCTTAAAGATCCGTATAGCGGCAACCTCGACCGTATCCAGATCATCAAGGGCTGGCTGGACAGCGACGGGATGACCAGGGAGAAAGTCTATGACGTTGTCTGGTCGGGTGAGCGCACCCCGGACGAGAAGGGCCAGCTTCCGGCCGTGGGCAATACGGTGGATGTGAAAAACGCTACCTGGACCAACTCCATTGGCGCGCCTGAGCTGATAGGGGTCTGGACCGATCCTGATTTCGATCCGGCTGAGAGAGCCTTCTATTATGCCAGGGTGCTGGAGATACCCACCCCGCGCTGGACAGCCTATGAGGCGAAGCGCTTCGGGGTCGAGATGGACAGCGAAGTGCCCATGACCGTGCAGGAGCGTGCCTATACCTCACCCATCTGGTACGCCCCCTGA
- a CDS encoding peptidyl-prolyl cis-trans isomerase: MKKILNDPLLHFFAIGCLLFLVFEYFGSAGEDEDLTIRVSSGDIKALEASFSRTWQRQPSREELDGLIDEKVRDEIAYREAVALGLDRDDAYIRRRLRMKMELLVEDITTAVPPTDEELKAYLEENRQAFRQEMRLAFNHVYLNPDQHGTTLDTDIQRLLEELDRKGEQADPRMYGDAIMLPRIYSLSSANVIDRQYGAGFSKELAGMETGRWQGPVRSSYGLHLVLVRQKKEAHAPELKEVRAAVERELMSARRQEVRKQTYDTLLDKYSIVVSRDNGVRD, translated from the coding sequence ATGAAAAAAATTCTTAACGACCCGTTGTTGCATTTCTTTGCCATCGGCTGCCTGCTGTTTCTCGTCTTTGAATATTTTGGATCAGCAGGCGAAGACGAAGATCTTACTATTCGAGTTTCCAGTGGGGATATTAAAGCGCTGGAGGCGAGTTTCAGCAGGACCTGGCAGCGCCAGCCTTCCAGGGAGGAGTTGGACGGCCTTATTGACGAAAAGGTCCGTGACGAAATTGCCTACCGGGAAGCGGTTGCCCTGGGCCTTGACCGTGACGATGCCTATATCCGGCGCAGGCTGCGCATGAAGATGGAACTTCTGGTCGAAGACATCACCACGGCGGTGCCGCCTACAGATGAGGAGTTGAAAGCCTACCTTGAGGAGAACCGGCAGGCCTTCAGGCAGGAGATGCGGCTGGCGTTCAACCATGTCTACCTCAATCCGGACCAGCACGGAACCACTCTTGATACGGATATCCAGCGACTGCTGGAAGAGCTTGACCGGAAGGGGGAACAGGCGGATCCGAGGATGTATGGTGACGCTATCATGCTCCCCAGAATCTACTCGCTCTCCTCCGCCAATGTAATCGACAGGCAGTATGGGGCCGGTTTTTCTAAAGAGCTTGCCGGCATGGAGACGGGGAGATGGCAGGGGCCGGTTCGTTCGAGTTATGGGCTGCACCTGGTCCTGGTTCGGCAAAAAAAAGAGGCGCACGCCCCTGAGCTTAAGGAGGTGCGAGCTGCGGTTGAACGGGAGCTGATGTCTGCCCGGAGGCAGGAGGTAAGGAAGCAGACCTACGACACACTGTTGGATAAGTACAGTATCGTTGTCTCCCGGGACAATGGCGTAAGGGATTAA
- a CDS encoding HupE/UreJ family protein, giving the protein MVSWTKYLWPAILFLWLALLLLPNEVLSHESQPGAVEIRHLAGDRYEVAWRAPIYYNKPHPARLQLPKNWQTIGQPVQRRTRDAILFTRIVSTQGEGLDGQILRFPGLESTITDVFIKIALADGSVMTTTARPTRPWAELRGERSWHITAREYLFLGFHHILLGLDHLLFVLGLLLIVKSRVMLLQTITSFTIAHSITLAIATLGYARAPLPPLNAAIALSIMFLGPEIMRARRGEDSLTIARPWLAAFGFGLLHGFGFASGLSTTGIPKTELPWALLWFNLGVEFGQLVFVSLILLLAWSFRTLKIVWPKWVEVVPAYSVGSLGAYWTIQRTMIMIGGF; this is encoded by the coding sequence ATGGTCTCTTGGACGAAATATCTCTGGCCGGCAATCCTCTTCTTGTGGCTGGCGCTGCTGCTTCTGCCCAACGAGGTGCTGAGCCATGAGAGCCAGCCCGGTGCCGTGGAGATCAGGCATCTGGCGGGGGACCGCTATGAGGTCGCCTGGCGCGCCCCGATCTATTACAACAAGCCCCACCCGGCCAGGCTGCAGTTGCCAAAGAACTGGCAGACCATTGGGCAACCTGTCCAGCGGCGCACCCGGGACGCCATCCTCTTTACCAGGATAGTCTCCACCCAGGGCGAGGGGCTTGACGGACAGATCCTGCGTTTTCCCGGTCTTGAGTCGACTATAACTGATGTTTTTATCAAAATAGCGTTGGCCGACGGCAGTGTCATGACCACCACGGCCAGGCCAACACGACCCTGGGCAGAACTCCGCGGTGAGCGCTCCTGGCATATAACGGCCCGGGAGTATCTCTTTCTCGGTTTCCACCACATTCTGCTCGGCCTGGATCACCTGCTGTTTGTGCTTGGCTTGCTCCTGATCGTCAAGAGCAGGGTGATGTTGCTGCAAACCATCACCTCATTTACGATCGCCCATTCAATTACCCTGGCCATTGCCACCCTTGGGTATGCACGGGCGCCGCTGCCGCCGCTCAATGCGGCTATAGCCCTGTCGATCATGTTCCTCGGGCCCGAGATCATGCGCGCCCGGCGCGGTGAGGACAGCCTGACCATAGCCCGGCCCTGGCTGGCCGCCTTTGGCTTTGGCCTGCTTCATGGCTTTGGTTTCGCCTCCGGGCTCTCCACCACCGGCATACCGAAGACCGAATTGCCGTGGGCGCTGCTCTGGTTCAACCTTGGGGTTGAGTTCGGACAACTTGTTTTTGTCTCCCTTATCTTGTTGCTTGCCTGGTCGTTTAGAACCTTGAAGATAGTGTGGCCAAAGTGGGTGGAGGTGGTGCCTGCCTACTCCGTCGGCAGCCTCGGAGCCTACTGGACCATTCAGCGAACCATGATCATGATCGGAGGATTCTAG
- a CDS encoding HupE/UreJ family protein has translation MKTDKSAWLVLAAWLLLMAFPFEAAAHIAGGQATGFWTGLEHPWSGLDHIVAMVAVGLWGAQLGMPALWVLPVVFPMLMSVGAMLGLLGIPVPGVEVGIAVSAVALGIMVLGEVRPGMVVAMLVVGFFAIFHGHAHGTELPAGQSGLLYSMGFILGTGCLHGVGILIGLVHYYPLGKGLLRLTGGCIAVMGLFFLWHAVT, from the coding sequence ATGAAGACTGATAAAAGCGCGTGGCTTGTCCTGGCGGCTTGGCTGCTGCTGATGGCATTTCCCTTTGAAGCCGCAGCGCACATTGCCGGAGGGCAGGCCACCGGCTTCTGGACCGGGCTTGAACATCCCTGGTCCGGCCTGGACCATATCGTGGCCATGGTGGCGGTGGGCTTATGGGGAGCTCAGCTCGGTATGCCTGCTCTGTGGGTTTTGCCGGTTGTTTTTCCGATGCTGATGTCGGTGGGGGCCATGCTGGGATTGCTTGGCATCCCGGTTCCCGGAGTTGAGGTGGGGATAGCTGTCTCGGCGGTGGCTCTTGGCATCATGGTTCTGGGGGAGGTGCGTCCCGGGATGGTGGTGGCCATGCTGGTTGTTGGATTCTTTGCGATCTTTCATGGGCATGCCCACGGCACTGAGCTGCCGGCCGGGCAGAGCGGACTGCTCTATTCCATGGGCTTTATTCTCGGCACCGGCTGTCTGCATGGAGTCGGTATCCTCATCGGTCTGGTTCACTACTATCCCCTGGGGAAGGGCCTTTTGCGGCTAACCGGTGGCTGTATCGCGGTTATGGGCCTGTTCTTTCTCTGGCATGCGGTAACCTGA
- a CDS encoding HupE/UreJ family protein codes for MLWPGTATAHLVTTGMGPVYDGIGHLLLTPEDIIPVVALALFGGMRGAESCRKLLMIVPLCWLLGGITGFGGTNIPDFPVQAGSLLLIGLLVAGDVRLPVPVTVGIAGLFGLLHGFMNGVTLNNELEPLGLLGITIALIVIITIVSALVVSIAEGWKRVAVRVGGSWVAASGLLMFGWYLKGA; via the coding sequence ATGTTGTGGCCGGGGACTGCAACTGCCCATCTGGTCACCACCGGCATGGGCCCTGTCTATGACGGCATAGGCCATCTCCTGCTGACGCCGGAGGATATCATCCCGGTTGTGGCGCTGGCTCTATTTGGTGGGATGCGAGGTGCGGAGAGCTGTCGGAAGCTGCTGATGATTGTACCCCTGTGCTGGCTGTTGGGAGGTATTACTGGCTTCGGTGGCACAAACATCCCGGATTTCCCGGTGCAGGCTGGTTCTTTGCTGCTCATCGGTTTACTGGTGGCTGGAGATGTCCGGCTACCAGTGCCGGTAACGGTCGGTATTGCCGGGCTGTTCGGCTTGCTGCACGGTTTCATGAATGGGGTGACCCTCAACAATGAGCTTGAACCATTGGGTCTTTTGGGAATAACGATAGCCCTGATTGTGATAATCACCATAGTATCCGCCTTGGTCGTTTCCATAGCCGAGGGCTGGAAGCGGGTCGCCGTCAGGGTGGGAGGAAGCTGGGTTGCGGCCAGCGGCCTGCTGATGTTTGGCTGGTACCTGAAGGGGGCCTGA
- a CDS encoding 50S ribosomal protein L11 methyltransferase produces MNCATALLRPDSILHIYYLEGIISLDYVISHPAFLGNWEEDEFSFLFFLEAADETVGQVVEDHNTLQLVDQYEMSYADWQGGSIDPVQIGRFVLQPSWSEQQVEPGQIAISLNPGVVFGNGAHPTTRDCLEAIEIASMGGKVKTMLDLGTGTGILAIAAAKLGCEKCLAVDFNHLAAQTAQANVVLNQLEPNIQVVSGRAEQLIARPTDLMVANIHYAVMKDIVASEGFLQQKWFVLSGLLSSEAEKISAHLKTLPVSVLKHWKGNGVWHTFLGVTHKD; encoded by the coding sequence ATGAATTGCGCAACAGCACTACTTCGCCCCGACTCGATACTGCATATCTACTACCTGGAAGGGATTATCAGCCTCGATTACGTCATCTCCCATCCCGCCTTTTTAGGTAATTGGGAAGAAGATGAGTTTTCATTTCTCTTTTTTCTGGAAGCAGCCGATGAAACCGTCGGCCAAGTGGTCGAAGATCACAATACACTTCAACTCGTTGATCAATATGAGATGAGCTACGCCGACTGGCAGGGCGGCTCAATCGATCCGGTTCAGATCGGCAGATTTGTGCTGCAGCCCTCATGGAGCGAGCAGCAGGTTGAACCAGGTCAGATAGCGATCTCGCTTAACCCCGGTGTGGTCTTCGGCAATGGCGCACACCCCACCACCCGCGACTGTCTGGAGGCGATCGAGATCGCCTCTATGGGCGGCAAGGTGAAGACCATGCTCGATCTCGGCACAGGCACCGGAATTCTAGCCATCGCAGCCGCCAAGCTGGGCTGCGAAAAATGTCTGGCCGTGGATTTCAATCATCTCGCCGCCCAGACCGCCCAGGCCAATGTAGTGCTCAACCAGTTGGAACCAAACATCCAGGTGGTCAGCGGCCGCGCCGAACAGCTTATTGCACGGCCCACCGACCTGATGGTTGCCAATATTCATTACGCGGTGATGAAGGATATTGTGGCCAGTGAAGGATTTTTGCAGCAGAAGTGGTTTGTGCTCTCCGGCCTGCTCAGCAGCGAAGCGGAAAAGATCTCCGCCCATCTGAAGACGTTGCCGGTTTCAGTACTCAAACACTGGAAAGGAAATGGTGTCTGGCACACCTTTCTGGGGGTAACCCACAAGGATTAA
- a CDS encoding iron-containing alcohol dehydrogenase codes for MDIIKFAIPEIIFGRGSLNYAGQCALRLGGKKVFLVSDSGIEEAGWLDRLMHILKKDGIEWVYYPGVTSNPRDYQVEQGAELYMKNGADVIIAIGGGSPMDTAKGIAILANNGGRIRDYEGANKVERPLPPMVLVTTTAGSGSDISQFAIITDMERAVKMSIITRTLVPNIAIVDPLILRTKSETLIIRSASDALAHAVEAYLSVIASPFTSMHSLKAIELIHKNLKLAVETRSLEALEQLSIASVSASIAFSNAGLGAEHALAHSLGGQFDIPHGVVHPILLTSVMRFNLDACEQKMADIGRVILGGQRGSDNRTALEGIDKLTEFFSSFDVSLKLRDEVGEEGKEMLEPIAKMAINDACNLTNPRPATSEELLAICEEVW; via the coding sequence ATGGATATTATTAAATTTGCTATTCCTGAGATTATTTTCGGCAGGGGAAGCCTCAATTACGCGGGTCAGTGTGCTTTGCGACTCGGCGGGAAAAAAGTCTTTCTGGTCAGCGACTCGGGTATCGAGGAGGCGGGCTGGCTTGACCGGTTGATGCACATTCTGAAAAAGGATGGGATCGAGTGGGTCTATTATCCCGGCGTAACCTCCAATCCCCGTGATTATCAGGTGGAGCAGGGCGCCGAACTCTACATGAAGAACGGCGCAGACGTCATTATCGCCATTGGTGGCGGCAGCCCGATGGACACAGCTAAGGGCATCGCTATCCTGGCCAACAATGGCGGACGGATACGTGATTACGAAGGGGCCAACAAGGTGGAACGCCCGTTGCCGCCCATGGTCCTGGTTACCACCACCGCCGGCAGTGGCTCCGATATTTCCCAGTTTGCCATAATCACCGATATGGAACGGGCGGTGAAAATGTCTATCATCACCAGGACACTGGTGCCCAATATTGCCATTGTCGACCCGTTGATTCTCAGAACCAAGAGCGAGACACTTATCATCAGGAGCGCATCGGATGCGCTGGCCCATGCTGTTGAAGCGTACCTGTCGGTGATCGCCTCGCCATTTACCTCAATGCACTCGTTGAAAGCGATTGAGTTGATCCATAAAAATCTGAAGCTGGCAGTGGAGACACGTTCGCTTGAGGCGCTTGAGCAGTTGAGTATCGCCTCGGTCTCTGCCTCCATCGCGTTTTCCAATGCCGGTCTTGGGGCAGAGCATGCCCTGGCGCACTCCCTGGGCGGCCAGTTTGATATTCCCCACGGCGTGGTTCATCCCATCCTGTTGACCTCAGTGATGCGATTTAATCTTGATGCCTGTGAGCAGAAGATGGCGGATATCGGCAGGGTGATACTCGGCGGTCAGCGAGGCTCTGATAACCGTACGGCGCTTGAAGGCATTGACAAGCTCACCGAGTTTTTCTCTTCTTTCGACGTTTCTTTAAAGCTGCGGGATGAAGTCGGCGAGGAGGGCAAAGAGATGCTTGAGCCAATAGCCAAAATGGCCATCAACGATGCCTGCAACCTCACCAATCCGCGACCGGCCACCAGTGAAGAGTTGCTGGCTATCTGTGAGGAGGTGTGGTAA